In Dyadobacter subterraneus, a single genomic region encodes these proteins:
- a CDS encoding cytochrome-c peroxidase, translating to MPKILVILMFFSGIAMIGCKSDNETPDPQTGVSLSVSWKKPSHFPEPVYDMSKNPMTAEGVELGRFLFYDGILSRTNAIGCGTCHQQSAAFTHHGHDLSHGIDDLLGTRNAPAVQNLAWSTSFFWDGGVHDLDFVPPSPIQNKVEMGETVSNVMVKLRNTPVKGAGFPVNYPQMFKAAFGTEEINTERMMKALSQFMLSMVSATSRYDYYVLGDASAITAQEKEGLGLFKQKCGSCHAGELFTDFSFRNNGLSPNKINDQGRYAITLDEADRMKFKVPSLRNVGLTAPYMHDGRYRALSEVLDHYANDQNSSKTDTMYISPTLDPVFLSTGPKPGIRLTAQEKLSIIAFLKTLNDEQFISDKRFSDPGVGTAL from the coding sequence ATGCCCAAGATTTTAGTAATCCTGATGTTTTTTTCAGGTATCGCTATGATCGGATGTAAATCTGACAATGAAACGCCGGATCCTCAGACCGGCGTTTCATTGTCAGTCAGCTGGAAAAAGCCATCACATTTTCCGGAGCCGGTATATGATATGTCAAAAAATCCGATGACCGCAGAAGGAGTGGAGCTGGGGCGCTTTTTATTTTATGATGGGATTTTGTCCCGCACCAACGCAATCGGATGCGGAACCTGTCATCAGCAATCGGCTGCTTTTACACATCATGGGCACGATCTGAGCCATGGCATTGACGATCTGCTTGGAACACGAAATGCGCCGGCAGTGCAGAATCTGGCGTGGAGCACTTCTTTCTTTTGGGATGGCGGTGTTCATGATCTTGATTTTGTCCCGCCCTCACCAATTCAGAATAAGGTTGAAATGGGAGAAACGGTCAGTAATGTTATGGTGAAATTAAGAAATACGCCGGTGAAAGGTGCTGGCTTTCCTGTCAATTATCCGCAGATGTTCAAGGCTGCTTTTGGTACGGAAGAGATCAATACCGAACGTATGATGAAGGCCTTGTCACAATTTATGCTTTCGATGGTTTCAGCTACTTCGCGTTATGATTATTATGTGCTTGGAGATGCCTCAGCAATTACTGCGCAGGAAAAAGAAGGCCTGGGGCTTTTCAAACAAAAGTGCGGAAGTTGTCATGCAGGTGAGCTTTTTACCGATTTTAGTTTTCGAAACAATGGCCTTTCACCCAACAAAATCAATGATCAGGGAAGATATGCCATCACACTTGACGAAGCGGACCGGATGAAATTTAAAGTGCCAAGTCTTAGAAATGTCGGGCTTACGGCTCCTTATATGCATGATGGCCGTTACCGGGCATTGTCAGAAGTGCTTGACCATTATGCCAACGATCAAAACAGCAGCAAAACAGATACTATGTATATTTCTCCGACACTGGATCCGGTATTTTTGTCAACAGGCCCCAAACCCGGTATACGGTTAACTGCGCAAGAAAAACTTTCAATCATTGCCTTTCTGAAAACATTAAACGATGAGCAGTTTATTTCTGACAAGCGATTTTCTGATCCCGGAGTTGGTACAGCTTTATAA